The genomic stretch ACGGGCCCCGTGCTGAGCGACGATGACCCGCCGCTGCGCGATGCGCAGATTCCAGCGGGATTCTGGAAGGTGGTGGTCCTCCGAGACGCCACCGCGGGAGGTGCAGACCTTTCCGTGGTCGCATTCTTCATGAAGCAGACTGAGATGCTGCATGACAAGCTCGGAAAGAAGCTTCTACAGCTCAAGCGCTACCAGGTAACGCTGCAGGCCATCGAAGCGTGGACGGGCCTGGACTTCGGTGCGCTGAAGGACGCTGACGAGTTGGCATGGGCGCCCGCCGCCCTGCGCGCCGCCGTGCCTGCCGAATCCTACCGGCGTCTCACCGGCCCGCAGGACCTCGTCTTCAGTGGCGACCGCCGACGCGCCGCGGGCCGGCGAATCCTCCCACTGAAGTTCACCGGCACACCCCAGGAAATGGATGGGTGGATGCACTGAATGCGGGTGGGCATTGAGCACAGGGGCGGCTTCGGTTCGGAAACCCGAAGCCGCCCCCGCGCCCCCCCGTCACTGGATGTCGGAGTCAGGCGGCTTGAGTTGAAACGTGCGTTGGGCCTCGACCGTCGCCCCCCTGACAGCGCTGAGAGATGGGAGCCGGTCGGGCTCCGTCGTCCCCAGCACCACGCCGGACTCCTCCAGCACCTGCTCGATCTCCAGGCCTGCTGCTTGAAGCCGCGCGATGACGTCCTCGAATCGGTCTGGAGGTGCTGCGTCTATCAAAACGGAGACGGGCGTTTTCCCTGGCATCGTCGTGCTCGTTCGAAGGAAGTGGCGAGAGAGCCCCGACTCAAGGGGCCTGGACGAGCCCCCGGCCGATGTCTCGAGCGGGAAGCGGGAGGCGCTGCACCGACTTGGCGATGGCGTTCCACAAAGCCATCCCCCTCAGGTTCGTCGCCTGGGCGAACAATGCGGCGATACCCGCGACATGTGGCGTGGCCATGCTCGTTCCCGACATCCGCTTGTAGTTGGGCGGCAGAGGATAAGACGAGAAGACGTCGACGCCGGGAGCGGCAAGGTTCACCTCGCCTCCGTTGGGATTCACCTCTCCGCACGAGAACCAGGCCACCAGGAGGTTCATGTCGACGGCGGCCACGGCCGCGATATGGGGGCAGTTCGCGGGATGCGCGACGGGCTTGATGTCACTGGGGCGCCGGCTCTCGTTGCCCGCCGCGGCGACAATCAATGTACCGCGCATCATCGCTCGCTGGGCCACCCGGTCATAAATCGTGCTGAAGGACTGTCCGGGCAACACCGGTGCGCCCAACGACATCGAGATGATGTCGGCGCCCTGCGTCACGGCCCAGTTGATACCAGCAAGGATTCCGCCGTCCGTGCCAGAGCCATCATCGCCCAGCACCTTCCCCACGAGGATGTCGGCCTCGCAAGCAATTCCGTAGCGCGGTCCCCGCGTGGTGGGCCGGAAGCCACAAGCAGTCCCGATACAATGCGTACCGTGGCCGTTCCCATCCGTCACGTCCTGGCCCGGGACGAAAGAAGCCGTGAGGAAGTTCCGGTTGGCGAAGTCCGGGTGGGGACCGAAGCCGGTATCCAGCACAGCCACCTTGATTCCCTTGCCCGTGAACTGCGAGGCAAGAACCCGCGTCGCATGAAGGCCCCAGGTGGCGTCGAGCTCGTCCACCGCCCGCAGAGCCGCCGGCGCGAACCGCTCTACAGCGACGCCGCCATCCGCCAACAATCGGTCCACGAGCTGAACGACGGAATCCCTGTAACCTCTCAGGTACGCTGCGGAGAACTCCTGGATGGGTGCCCTTTCCATGGGCGGCCCCATCCCAGGCGGTCCATCCAAGGAAAGGCGGTCCCCTGGAGGTGTCCACGTTGGCGGACTGAACGAGCCGGGCATTTCCAGCCCGACGTTCAACCTCCCGTTCCGCCCGGTGACGCCAGCGTCCCAGGGAAAGGCACGCACCACACGCTCCGGCTCGACGGCCAGCGCCGGCAACTCCCCTTTCTGTTCCGCAATACCAAGAGACCGGAGCTGATCGGGGTCCATTTCCACGACGGCAGCCCCGATGGCGGGGAAGACGATGCTCCCAGAGTCAAGCTCGAGCTGCTCCTCGGGACGACCTCCATTCAGGACCCTCGCCTTGACGCCCGCCACTTTGTCGAGCGAGCGCGCCGCCTGCTCGCCCGGGCCTTCAGGAAGAAGGACGATGTAGCGGCCCGTCGTCTCCGCGTCATCAGGGCTCGGCATCATTCCGCTTCCGTTCCCGTTCTTCTTTCCACCCATCGGCATGGTGACTCCCCCACCGTATGCACCGTCTTCGATGCGGCCGGCACGCCCGGCTCATCGGTGAGTACACCCAGTGCCGTGACGTCTGAATTCGA from Myxococcus xanthus encodes the following:
- a CDS encoding S8 family serine peptidase → MERAPIQEFSAAYLRGYRDSVVQLVDRLLADGGVAVERFAPAALRAVDELDATWGLHATRVLASQFTGKGIKVAVLDTGFGPHPDFANRNFLTASFVPGQDVTDGNGHGTHCIGTACGFRPTTRGPRYGIACEADILVGKVLGDDGSGTDGGILAGINWAVTQGADIISMSLGAPVLPGQSFSTIYDRVAQRAMMRGTLIVAAAGNESRRPSDIKPVAHPANCPHIAAVAAVDMNLLVAWFSCGEVNPNGGEVNLAAPGVDVFSSYPLPPNYKRMSGTSMATPHVAGIAALFAQATNLRGMALWNAIAKSVQRLPLPARDIGRGLVQAP